One Halosegnis longus DNA window includes the following coding sequences:
- the sucD gene encoding succinate--CoA ligase subunit alpha, with the protein MSILVDDDTRVVVQGITGGEGKFHTGQMTAYGTNVVAGAVPGKGGQEVDGIPVYDTVRGAAREENANAAVVFVPPAFAADAVMEALDSPVDLVVAITEGIPQQDMAKVNKRLSEVDTRLIGPNCPGIITPGEAKLGILPGNIFSEGDVGLVSRSGTLTYQVVDNLTQRGIGQTTAIGIGGDPIIGTDFVDALEQFENDPDTKAVAMCGEIGGEDEEEAARFIGEHMDTPVAGFIAGRTAPPGKRMGHAGAIVSGGGGAGTAESKIQALNDAGVPVGDTPDQVADHIEDFL; encoded by the coding sequence ATGAGCATTCTAGTCGACGACGATACGCGCGTAGTGGTACAGGGCATCACCGGCGGTGAAGGGAAGTTCCACACCGGCCAGATGACGGCGTACGGCACGAACGTCGTCGCGGGTGCGGTCCCCGGCAAGGGCGGACAGGAAGTCGACGGCATCCCGGTGTACGACACCGTGCGCGGCGCGGCCCGCGAGGAGAACGCGAACGCAGCGGTCGTCTTCGTCCCGCCGGCCTTCGCGGCCGACGCCGTGATGGAGGCGCTCGACTCGCCGGTCGACCTCGTGGTCGCCATCACCGAGGGCATCCCACAGCAGGACATGGCCAAGGTGAACAAGCGACTCAGCGAGGTCGACACGCGGCTCATCGGCCCGAACTGTCCGGGCATCATCACGCCGGGCGAGGCGAAACTCGGCATCCTGCCGGGGAACATCTTCTCGGAGGGTGACGTGGGACTCGTCTCCCGCTCTGGCACCCTGACGTATCAGGTCGTGGACAACCTCACGCAGCGCGGCATCGGCCAGACCACCGCCATCGGCATCGGCGGCGACCCCATCATCGGGACGGACTTCGTCGACGCGCTCGAACAGTTCGAGAACGACCCCGACACGAAGGCGGTCGCGATGTGCGGCGAAATCGGCGGCGAAGACGAGGAAGAAGCCGCTCGCTTCATCGGCGAACACATGGACACGCCGGTGGCCGGCTTCATCGCCGGGCGCACGGCACCGCCGGGCAAGCGCATGGGCCACGCCGGCGCGATCGTCTCCGGCGGTGGCGGCGCTGGCACGGCAGAATCGAAGATCCAGGCGCTCAACGACGCGGGCGTCCCGGTCGGCGACACGCCGGACCAGGTCGCAGACCACATCGAAGACTTCCTGTAA